From one Methanophagales archaeon genomic stretch:
- the mpgP gene encoding mannosyl-3-phosphoglycerate phosphatase: MKIVLYTDLDGTLLDLSNYSYEAALPALTTLKRRKIPIVFCTAKTLAENEYYREELGIRDPFIVENGGAIFIPQGYFSFEFHYTKEMKHYCVIEFGARYEELREALNAIRAETGFKIKGFGDMTPEEVAKDANLSIEKARLAKDKMYNESFIFDEPAEKEKILLEKIREKGFSLTHGGRYYNIHGRNADKGKAVKVLTELFRREYGVEAVRTIGVGDSRNDIPMLEAVDQPAVVRRKDGTWLDLPLKNLYKARGEGPEGWVEVVNKFIL; this comes from the coding sequence CTTGACCTCTCTAATTACTCCTACGAAGCTGCACTTCCTGCCCTTACAACCCTGAAGAGGCGGAAGATACCTATTGTGTTTTGTACCGCAAAGACCCTGGCAGAGAACGAGTATTATCGTGAAGAACTGGGTATAAGAGACCCTTTTATCGTTGAGAATGGCGGTGCAATCTTCATTCCTCAGGGCTACTTCTCTTTTGAGTTCCATTACACAAAAGAGATGAAGCATTACTGCGTTATCGAGTTTGGTGCGAGATATGAAGAGTTAAGAGAGGCTTTGAATGCCATAAGAGCAGAAACAGGCTTTAAAATAAAGGGCTTCGGTGATATGACACCCGAAGAGGTGGCGAAGGATGCGAATCTGAGCATAGAGAAGGCGAGACTTGCAAAGGATAAGATGTATAATGAGAGTTTTATCTTTGACGAGCCAGCGGAGAAGGAGAAGATTTTATTAGAGAAGATACGCGAGAAAGGATTCAGTCTCACACACGGTGGGAGGTACTACAACATACATGGAAGAAACGCGGACAAAGGCAAAGCGGTAAAGGTACTTACAGAGTTATTCAGGAGGGAATACGGAGTTGAGGCTGTTAGGACGATAGGAGTTGGTGACAGCAGGAATGATATACCCATGCTGGAAGCAGTGGACCAACCAGCGGTGGTGAGGAGGAAGGATGGCACATGGCTCGATCTTCCTCTGAAGAATCTGTATAAAGCGAGGGGTGAGGGACCGGAGGGGTGGGTAGAAGTGGTAAATAAGTTCATATTGTAA